Part of the Lucilia cuprina isolate Lc7/37 chromosome 5, ASM2204524v1, whole genome shotgun sequence genome is shown below.
gactatagactagactaggctatagtatagagcagactatagaccagactatagtcttgactatagacttgactatggactagataaaaactagactatagactagactatagcttagactgtaaactaggctatttataagactatagacgagactataaacgagactacacgcgagactataaactagatgagactctagtctagagtatagatttactatagactagactttagactagactatagacttgactatggactagactatagactagactgaagactagactatagactagactatagactagactatagactagactatagactagactatagactagactatagactagactatagactagactatagactagactatagactagactatagactagactatagactagactatagactagactatagactagactatagactagactgtagactagactatagactagactatagactagattatagactagaccagagacTGATGATtagagttgactatagactagactgatgactagacttgactatagactagtctagactatagactttagttaCATATATGTCAGTATGTGTGCCCATATTAACTTTGTGCTCCCGCCACGGGTCACAATTTGCAAGATATGCACATGCACTTCTTTTCGGCAGAGAACGAAGCCAAATGGTTAAAAACGGTCTATTATTTCGTTAATGTTtatgttaatgttttattattatctttagtgtttttattggaaataaCTATAAGTGGTGAGGGAGAAGGCTCtcataaatttttgataaattgtcCACATAGAACTCTATAGACCGGACTGTATTGTGTATTGTagcataatatattttctagtctagtttttattttttttcatttttagcattttataaaaaaataactaataatgTCTTATTTTCATTATTGCAGGTTCAAACTTTTGGGGCGTATTAATCGGTAAGTACATTTGCCTTTAACTCAttaactatatatacatataaacaaacctTTAAAAACACCGAAGACCCCCCCcccgccaaaaaaaaaaaaaaaattattttaaatatttttactcacATATAAACAACTTTGTCTACACTCTGCACTAACAAGTGGTTTATTTTGTAAGTTTACATTACTTTTCGTCGAATAAACGAGCGCTGGAGGGAGTGTAACTTTTTAAGTTCACTTGCATGTGAAGAATTCCactttacttaatatttttgcattaaatgcATGAAATCCACATATAGCAACACAACAGCGTCATAAATATTTCAAGTGAAACTACCCAAGTAATTGTGAAATTATGCTACACAAGAGATGTGGCAAgatgaaaaactgaaaaataaatgtCTTTATACACACTCCTGTAGAGATGTGTGAGTCAATCAGTGATGGGCATTAGCCAAACTATGTATTTGCAAGTGAGCCAACTAAAGAGAAACGCAGTTATAGCTAAATGTTATTGTAGGGAGGGAGTATTTGTTAAATACCCATTACTGCTCTAAGTATGTATTTGAATGCATCTAGAGATGCATCGCTCTAGATGCACTTGagttaacatttgtttttactCATCTTTTCGTTGCTGCTTAAACGCCCTTGTTGTCATCATTTGTTGTTGAATAAGGTAATCAGTTTTGCATGACATCTtcttttaaatgattaatttcTATGTTGAGATAATTTAAATTCTACTAGCTGTAGTTGTTTAgatgataaattaaataaagtgaTTTGTATAGGGTGCTTAATTgcggaatatttttttattaaattaaaaactgttaGAAAAAATGTCATTGAAGTATTGAAAGAAACTGGTCCCCTTATCTGaacaatttttgtgtttgtcATTTATTCCTtgaacaattttacaaaaacaacaaattgtaaAGGAAACTGTAATTGTAATACTCACTGCGATGAGCTTTATCTGAAGGATCTCTTCTTAAAATAATACGTCGTTTCGACGAACATATGGGTCCTGAATCAACATCGTGAATAACAATTTTAATCTGTTCACCATCCATCGATGTTTGACGTCGTGGCGCTTCAAGATCTTCCAAATTGGGACCGGTGAAAGCAGCCAAAGGGGGTGGTATAGCCGAGGGTATGCCGGAAGTAGGTAGAGCGCCACGTGATTGTAAAGCAGCCAAATCGGGTCTGGACGGGAGATGagattaaaagttaatttaattaaatttgtaatcgAGTTAATcactattttgtaaaattttagtaaattgttCTTCTGagttaaaatttactaaactgAATGATAACTATTCGggatttttcttaaacaagtCTAATATATCGGTGTTTTTACTCACAATTGTGAACCTCTTCTTCGCATACGTCTATCCTCGTCGACCGTTAATACAGGACTACCTTTATCTGGGCTGGGTGATTCATCATTATTAATATCTTCCGAGGGATGAGGCACACGAAATGAAGGTCTACGAGAGCCGGGCAAAGCTATTTGTGGACCAAGTGTGGCATCGCCAGGAGAACGTTGAGAAGCTTGTGCAGCTGCTTGCAAAACACCCGGAGCGAAAACATCATAAGCCGATTTTCTAAAGGCgaaaaagtcttaaaaattcatttaaaatcaaacttttaataaataccTTCTGGGCATGGCTGGTATACCCAAACCCATATCAACACCAGCACCCAAACTGCCGGCTACACCGGTACCTGTAGCATTAGCATCGTCATCATAACTGTGTTGACGGGCAACTCTAGAGCCACGTCTGGAAGCCATTCGTGAGAGAGGAGGTCCAAAACTTAATTCCTCTTGTCTTGGTGGACTGCCCGAGCGACTGGGTGCCATACTATGGCCACCCTTGCGCCAATCCATATCACCACCGGGTGTCTTGTTGCCTTTCAATTGCTAGAAGaccaaaaaaaacatttcaatttctttCTCCTATTCCTCTTCATATCCAACTTACCCTTTCTAGCTCTTTTAATGACGCAGGTGATACATCTGAATGTCTTCTTAGTTCGGGACTACGAGGTGGGGCTAATGCAGCACTACCATTTGCAGGCGCTAATGTTTGTGTGCTTGAGCCCAATTTGGCATCTGAATGACGTCGTTGCAATGCTTCTAATACTGGTACATCCAGACTAGAGTCTGTTGAATTCTGTGGTATACAAACACGTGAGGCCATCTTTCTTCGACACACACTACAGCGCCACATATTCtggaacaacaataaaattacaattgtaaATCGAAATTGCATCATATATTCTAATAAGAACAAAGTGTGAAAATTTCCATATGTTTTAGCACGTGTGGGAAAGGCGTCAATGGTATttattaacgtttttttttctttctataaaaaggtcgAGTTATAAGGTGTGTAATTCCTTTGTGTTTATTTGCTATTATAGTTGTgttgtaatataatttatttgttatcgATTTATCTTCATGTTTAAAAtgcaaatagttttttatttatttatttaaaaaggtgCGGTAAAGTTTTGCATCAGGTTTtggaagatttttttataattccatATGAgttagaactaaaactgaactggaactgaactagaactgaactagaactgaactggaactgaactagaactgaactagaactgaactagaaccgaactagaactgaactagaactgaactagaactgaactagaactgaactagaactgaactagaactgaactagaactgaactagaactagaactgaactagaactgaactagaactgaactagaactgaactagaactgaactaacactgaactagaactaaaatagaactagaactgaatttaaaaagaacttggactaaaatattaaatattttatgaattttataatttaattttattttttaaattttcgaaaataaatatCTTCTTTACATATTTCTCTAagtgtaattattaaaattatattaggttgcaattttatttgcttttttctgccatttaaatttgtatgtttttctgtgtttaaaCGTTGTGCCTCATGTGTGGTTGCACGAAACCAAATACACGCTTacgtatgtacgtacatattttTCACCAGCTGACTAAATTTTTGCCATTTTAATTAACTTAGCAACAATTAGCCAAAAATGGAAAAACCATAGAAacttttaaacacaaatacattcatatgcacataaattttctcaagtCCAGCaaacattttgataaaatacaattttgttttagttttcttaataaatggGATTTAAATATTTCCTGTCTTGggcaaaataatattaagttGGATATTggataatttatgtttaaatgtttgctgggttatcaCACATCTGTATTACAGTTTTGCACATTAAATAGCTGTATTCTCGTTTTTATATTTCTCTCATTATGGCCCAACACACttagaaagaaataaaaccCTGCCGTTCTGGgtgtaatttaattatttgataGAAAtgctaatttatttttcataatcttTTAAAGACTGACTACAGTCCACTGGTGCTAACTTTGGAATTGGTGGCAGTCAAGTAAAGGGGTAccttgtcgttttttttttgggaatccTTCTGGGCTGGTTTTAGAAAACCTCAAAAATATTACGTTTTGTGGTTGctgtttattgtatttttgttagcgagaatataaaaaaagcaCGTTGAAGCTTTAAAAAGGCACATCAACAACGTCCAGTCTTCCGTGCAAAAGGAAGTGAAAggcagaaaaaatatttttattttcacaaaagaTCTGACATTAACAGAAAATTcgcatgtttttaataaatatttttgttaaacattcaCTCACACACAACAGcaaattaatgaaattgttatggtcttttgaaaagaaattatattaaataattaaataatcattataagtacttatttagagagaaaataatgaaatttattttgaaaactttacgggaacaatttttttttaatttactaattttattttaagtcaaAATTAAGTTCAAAATTCGCAATATCAACTGTTAGGTCTGTGGGACCCATAGTCCCTGTACACAAAATTCTTTCGACTTTTATATATACAGTATAGtcaatataaactagactatagactagactttagactagacttaagactatactatagactacgactggtttcgactatagactagaccataaactggacaatagactagactattgattagactatagacaaaaatatagattaaactatggactagactactgactagactaggctatagactagactacataatagaatacagattagactacagactatagatcacggactagactatagactagactatagactagactatagactagactatagactagaatatagactagactatagactagactatagactagactatagactagactatagaaaataatgaaatttattttgaaaactttacgggaacaatttttttttaatttactaattttattttaagtcaaAATTAAGTTCAAAATTCGCAATATCAACTGTTAGGTCTGTGGGACCCATAGTCCCTGTACACAAAATTCTTTCGACTTTTATATATACAGTATAGtcaatataaactagactatagactagactttagactagacttaagactatactatagactacgactggtttcgactatagactagaccataaactggacaatagactagactattgattagactatagacaaaaatatagattaaactatggactagactactgactagactaggctatagactagactacataatagaatacagattagactacagactatagatcacggactagactatagactagactatagactagactatagactagactatagactagaatatagactagactatagactagactatagactagactatagactagactatagactagactatagactaagactatagactagactatagactagactatagactagactatagactagactatagactagactatagactagactatagactagactatagactagactatagactagactatagactagactatagactagactatagactagactatagactagactatagactagactatagactagactatagactagactatagactagactatagaagactagactagacttatagactagactatagactagactatagactagactatagactagactatagactagactatagactagactatagactagactctagagactagactatagactagactatagactagactatagactagactatagactagactatagactagactatagactagactatagactagactactatagactatactatagactatagactagactatagactagactatagactagactatagactagactatagactagactatagactagactatagactagactatagactagactatagactagactatagactagactatagactagactatagactagactatagactagactatagactagactatagactagactatagactagactatagactagactatagactagactatagactagactagatagactagactatagactagactatagactagactatagactagactatagactagactatagactagactatagactagactatagactagactatagactagactatagactagactatagactagactatagactagactatagactagactatagactagactatagactagactatagactagactatagactagactatagactagactatagactagactatagactagactatagactagactatagactagactatagactagactatagactagactatagactagactatagactagactatagactagactatagactagactatagactatagactagactatagactagactatagactagactatagactagactatagactagactatagactagactatagactagactatagactagactatagactatactatagactagactatagactagactatagactagactatagactagactatagactagactatagactagactatagactagactatagactagactatagactagactatagactagactatagactagactatagactagactatagactagactatagactagactatagactagactatagactataatagactagactattatagactagactatagactagactatagactagactatagactagactatagactagactatagtagactagagactatagactagactatagactagactatagactagactagactatagactagactatagactagactagactatagactagactatagactagactagactatagactagactatagactagactatagactagactatagactagactatagactagactatagactagactatagactagactatagatactagactatagactagactatagactagacaatagactggactatagacttgactatagactagactatagactagactattgactagactttagactagactatagactagactata
Proteins encoded:
- the LOC111685605 gene encoding uncharacterized protein LOC111685605 isoform X2, which encodes MLPTNVMTFMKKMVATDENASTQNTTDTGGTFGKLKQTLSSSLLTAQDRVNKMSPRPSLIPTDTDATYGNYQQQQDAAANQNNNNNNNTTSTITSATSGSISSGGGTSNSSKQNTEPGRRAGACRVCLKSFKPDDFHKTCFECQQRVCEDCASYSKLEENEDANMWRCSVCRRKMASRVCIPQNSTDSSLDVPVLEALQRRHSDAKLGSSTQTLAPANGSAALAPPRSPELRRHSDVSPASLKELERQLKGNKTPGGDMDWRKGGHSMAPSRSGSPPRQEELSFGPPLSRMASRRGSRVARQHSYDDDANATGTGVAGSLGAGVDMGLGIPAMPRRKSAYDVFAPGVLQAAAQASQRSPGDATLGPQIALPGSRRPSFRVPHPSEDINNDESPSPDKGSPVLTVDEDRRMRRRGSQLPDLAALQSRGALPTSGIPSAIPPPLAAFTGPNLEDLEAPRRQTSMDGEQIKIVIHDVDSGPICSSKRRIILRRDPSDKAHRNFRMEWHVINRSQFRRGLQYNGSYR
- the LOC111685605 gene encoding regulating synaptic membrane exocytosis protein 2 isoform X1, with product MLPTNVMTFMKKMVATDENASTQNTTDTGGTFGKLKQTLSSSLLTAQDRVNKMSPRPSLIPTDTDATYGNYQQQQDAAANQNNNNNNNTTSTITSATSGSISSGGGTSNSSKQNTEPGRRAGACRVCLKSFKPDDFHKTCFECQQRVCEDCASYSKLEENEDANMWRCSVCRRKMASRVCIPQNSTDSSLDVPVLEALQRRHSDAKLGSSTQTLAPANGSAALAPPRSPELRRHSDVSPASLKELERQLKGNKTPGGDMDWRKGGHSMAPSRSGSPPRQEELSFGPPLSRMASRRGSRVARQHSYDDDANATGTGVAGSLGAGVDMGLGIPAMPRRKSAYDVFAPGVLQAAAQASQRSPGDATLGPQIALPGSRRPSFRVPHPSEDINNDESPSPDKGSPVLTVDEDRRMRRRGSQLPDLAALQSRGALPTSGIPSAIPPPLAAFTGPNLEDLEAPRRQTSMDGEQIKIVIHDVDSGPICSSKRRIILRRDPSDKAHRTRGFGMRVVGGKTGADGRLFAYIVWTVPGGPAEKNGLQQGDKILEWNGMSLIDRSFEEVCSIMDRTGDVVELLVEHATDFRMCDLFDENIPPGNSGGNERGGPRRSGDGPIGLGLIADPETTTDKSPASPTRRKLPKTPV